One window from the genome of Portunus trituberculatus isolate SZX2019 unplaced genomic scaffold, ASM1759143v1 PGA_scaffold_202__28_contigs__length_962959, whole genome shotgun sequence encodes:
- the LOC123500310 gene encoding galactosylceramide sulfotransferase-like has product LGNPALFQAKNMPKNLLPRDGRVDIFAVHSRLNPPQHSLVLHSDTRWLTVVREPTALYESLFSFYHMNNAYGFDLHEFGKKSAQELANLPRYGGKLGKNQMLFDLGYKADLTVTELRKALDEIDQRFDLVLIAERMDESLILLRHLLCWSLYDVVVFTKNARRSEVKKGLDEVTMRALRELNSADVILYEHFLGKHKEAVFAFGEGKMASELSALRSLRDECYEECGLREVKGRDKSLKFKEYSGLVNAYVAENTTDSQCLLLSLPELALVDLARKKQVSLVNKKDVSPPPPPPPPPPPPPPLPS; this is encoded by the exons CTTGGTAACCCCGCGCTGTtccag GCTAAGAACATGCCCAAGAACCTATTACCGAGAGACGGCCGTGTTGACATCTTCGCAGTGCACTCCCGCCTCAACCCGCCCCAACACAGCCTGGTCCTGCACTCCGACACGCGCTGGTTGACTGTGGTGCGGGAGCCAACAGCGCTGTACGAGTCACTGTTTAGCTTCTACCATATGAACAACGCCTATGGGTTTGACTTACATGAGTTTGGCAAGAAGAGCGCccag gaGCTAGCCAACCTCCCACGTTACGGCGGGAAGCTCGGCAAGAACCAGATGCTGTTTGACTTAGGCTACAAAGCAGATCTGACAGTGACGGAGCTGAGAAAAGCCTTGGATGAGATAGACCAGAGATTTGACCTGGTCCTTATCGCCGAGAGAATGGACGAGAGCCTGATACTTCTTCGACACCTTCTTTGCTGGAGTCTTTATGATGTCGTTGTGTTTACCAAGAACGCGAGGAGGAGCGAGGTGAAGAAGGGGCTAGACGAGGTTACGATGAGGGCTTTAAGAGAACTGAACAGCGCTGATGTTATTTTATACGAGCATTTTTTGGGGAAGCATAAAGAGGCGGTGTTTGCGTTTGGTGAAGGGAAGATGGCCAGTGAATTATCAGCGTTGAGAAGTTTAAGAGATGAATGTTACGAGGAGTGTGGCCTGAGGGAAGTcaaaggaagggataagagTTTGAAGTTTAAGGAATATTCCGGGTTAGTGAATGCTTATGTGGCTGAAAATACTACAGATTCTCAGTGccttctgctctctcttccCGAGTTGGCCCTTGTAGATTTAGCAAGGAAAAAGCAAGTTAGTTTGGTGAATAAAAAGGAtgtttcgcctcctcctcctcctcctcctcctcctccgcctcctcctcctcttccttcttaa